The stretch of DNA AGTGTTTTTTGTAGTATGATAAATAATGATATAGAAGTGAGGAGGTTGTAATATGGAGTTTAATGACCACGTTAATGCGATACTTGGCTCGTGCCATGCTGACCCTTTTTCCATTTTGGGGGTTCATCCGATTAAGTTTGATAATAAAGATGCCGTAGCAGTGAGGGCATTCCTGCCGGGCAGTAAAGAGCTTTATGTAGTCAGAAAAGATGAAAAAAAGATTTACCAGTGCACAAAGATAAGGGCGGAGGGATTTTATGAGGCTATCGTGGAGCGAGTTTCCGAGGTCTTTCCGTACAGACTAAAAGCTGTAATGGACGATGGCGCAGAAATAGAGTACGACGATCCATACTCATTTTTGCCTGTATTGACTGATTTTGATTTGCACCTGATGAGCGAGGGCACCCATTACAAAAAATATGAAAAGCTTGGTGCCCATGTGATGGAAATAGACGAAATAAAGGGAGTGTTTTTTGCCGTATGGGCGCCTAATGCTGCAAGAGTAAGCGTAATAGGGGATTTCAACAACTGGGACGGCAGACGCCATCAGATGAGATTAAGGGGCATCTTTGGGGTTTGGGAAATATTTATTCCCGCCTTGCAGGAGGGTGATGTTTATAAGTTTGAGATAAAGGGTAAATATAATAATTATATAGGCATAAAGTCAGACCCATATGGTTTTTATGCCGAGGTGCGTCCTAAGAGTGCCTCTATTGTGCATAACATAAATAAGTACAAGTGGAATGATGATAAGTGGATGGAGGAGAGGTCGGGGAGGAATTGGCTTGAGGAGCCATGCAGCACGTATGAGGTGCACTTGTCATCATGGAAACAAGTGCCGGAGGAGGGGATGCCCCGCTGGCTTACATACAGAGAAATGGCTGACCAGTTGGTTTCATATGTAAAGGAGATTGGATATACACACATCGAATTGCTTCCGGTACAGGAGCATCCGCTGGATGCCTCATGGGGGTATCAGCCTGTAGGGTATTTTGCCCCGACAAGCCGTTTCGGAACTCCTGAAGATTTTATGTATTTAATAGACATGTGCCATCAAAACGGCATAGGAGTAATAATGGACTGGGTACCGGCGCATTTTCCAAGAGACTCGCACGGCCTGTCCTATTTTGACGGTACAGCGCTTTACGAACATGCTGACCCCAGACGTGGTGAGCACAAAGAGTGGGGCACTCTCATATTTAACTATGGTAGAAACGAGGTAACAAACTTCTTAATAGCAAATGCCTTATTTTGGCTGGATAAATATCATTTGGATGGTTTGAGGGTGGATGCCGTGGCCTCTATGCTATATCTTGATTACTCGAAAAAGCATGGAGAGTGGCTGCCTAACCAATATGGAGGTAAGGAAAACCTTGAGGCAATAGCAATGCTTAAGAGATTTAACGAGGTGGTACACACCTATCATCCTGGAGTATTGACGATAGCCGAGGAGTCAACGGCGTGGCCTATGGTCTCAAGACCTACGTATCTGGGAGGCCTCGGTTTTAGCCTTAAGTGGAACATGGGGTGGATGCACGATATTTTATCATACTTCCAGAAAGAACCTATTCACAGGCGTTATCATCACAACAATCTGACTTTTGCCCTGCTTTATGCTTTTACGGAAAACTTTGTAAATGTGCTTTCCCACGATGAGGTAGTGTATTTGAAACGTTCCATGCTGGATAAGATGCCCGGGGATATGTGGCAGAAGTTTGCAAACCTAAGGCTTCTCTACGCCTACATGTATGCTCAGCCCGGGAAAAAACTTCTGTTTATGGGCGGGGAGTTTGGACAGTGGAAGGAGTGGAACTTCGAAACCAGTCTTGACTGGCATTTACTGGAGTATGAACCGCATCAGAAACTTCTAAATTTTGTAAAGGAACTTAACCATATGTACAAGCAAGAGAGGGCCCTTTATGAGGTTGATTTCAGCCACGAGGGCTTTGAGTGGATAGACTTTAATGACTATAGCAACAGTATTGTATCATTTATGAGAAAGTCAAAAAATACAGATGAAGTAATAATCTGTGTATTTAATTTAACGCCTGTGCCAAGATTAAACTACAGAATCGGGGTACCTTATGAGGGATTTTATAAGGAGATATTAAACAGTGATTCAGAGCGTTTTTGGGGCGGCAATATAGGCAACTGGGGCGGGTTTCATGCCGATCACGTATGGTGGCAGAACAGGCCGTTTTCGCTTTCTGCGCAGCTTCCCCCACTTGGTGCAGTGTTTTTCAAACACATAAAGGAACAGCCGATAGAGGTTAAGACAGAGCAACCTGTAGAAGTAAAGAAAGAGCAGGTAGTTGAAATTGAGAACACTAAACCTGCAGAGATAATAAAAGAACAGCCGATAGAGATTAAGAAAGAACAGCCGATAGAGATTAAGAAAGAACAGCCGATAGAGATTAAGAAAGAACAGCCGATAGAGATTAAGAAAGAACAGCCGATAGAGATTAAGAAAGAAGCTCCGGTTGAGGTTAAAAAAGAAGCTCCTGTTGATGCAAATGAAGCTGTTGAGGCTAAAAAGGAGCAGCCGGCGGATGTAAAAAAAGAAACTAAGACTAAAAAGCGGAAGTAGCGGAAGGAATTGGACAATAATGCTATCAAAAACTGATGACAATCAAGCATGTTTTCTAATGAGAGAGGTGGTGTTTACAGGCTGTAGGATTATTATCAGACTTGTAAATAAGTGTGCTTAAGAGCTATAATAATGAAGATATAAGCAGGCCATGTGGCCGCTGCCGACAGTAGTAACAGATACCGGGGGCAGAGGAAAGTCCGGGCTCCGCAGGGCAGGAGGGCTGTTAACGACAGCCGGGGGCAACCCCAGGGAAAGTGCAACAGAAAAGATACCGCCCAGTGGTGTATAACTGCAGGTAAGGGTGAAAAGGCGAGGTAAGAGCTCACCACTCTTATCGGTAACGATTAGAGTATGTAAACCCCCTCCGGTGAAAGGTGCAATAGGATTTGCTTTTTGGGTAGCCCGCCCAATTTCGTAGCGATACGGAAGGCAAACGGGTAGCAACCGCACAAACAGACGGGTGACCGTCTTGTTAAGATAAATGGCCACATAAAACAGAATCCGGCTTATGGCCTGCTTATAATTTTTTTGTTGTAACATTTTATAACATGTATTTAAAAAATTATTAAATACATGTTATATTAAACCAGAGTGCCACCGTAGCTCAGTTCGGCAGAGCAGCTGATTTGTAATCAGCCGGTCGGGGGTTCAAATCCCTTCGGTGGCTCCAAAAAATCCTTTCAAATCAGTAGTTTCCCCGTTTTTATCCAATTTTGTTATAGTGCGCTCCGCTCGTTTTTGGTGTCACTTGGTGTCAGTTTGTTTTTTGCCTCAAATTAGTCTATTTTCAGGGGTTTCATGTGGCTATTAAATTAAAAACTTTTATGCACAAAACCACAGGAGATAAGATTTATATACCTTCCGGTCGTCTTGGTAGCTTTCAAAATACAATTAAAAAAATGGTTAATTTTGTTCGTCATAATTTCCAGAAGTCCTATGTTGTACATCTCATTTTAACGATGCGTGATAATACTAAGGATATAGATTTTAAAGAGTTTGATCGTCTCCGTGCGTTTATCGTAAATCGTATAAAAAAGCAGGGTGGATTCTGTAAGTATGTTGCCGTGAAGGAAAGACAGGAGCGTGGAGCTATTCATTATCATGTTTTATTTGTTTATGATAAGCCATACATTTTTCCTTCGGCCTCTGATATTGCAGAGTCCTGGAAGTTGGGTTTTGTAAAGATATCCGCTCCGAAACTTCGTGTCAAGTTTCAAAAACTTTTTAATTATATTGGTAAGTATATCGGTAAAGGTTATGAGTATGAGGAATTGGATGTAAAGAAGTCTTTTACGGCCTCTCAGATTAAGCAGATATATAAACTCAATGCAAAACGACTGTTGTTTTGTTTTGACAGGTTCGGGAAAGCCCTTTCTGAGACTTACCAGTGTACTTTTACAAAAGTTTATGAATATTTCAAGTTTGAAGGCAGGGGGGGTATTAAACGATATATTCACCGTTTTGAAACTGATTGGGTTTATTTAGGAGAAGAGTATGAGCCTTTTTAGGTTAGTCGTAGATTTTTTATATTTTGTGATTTCCAATGGTGAGGTGATTTCATGAAAAATGTACCGTTACCCGGGTTAAGAAAACGTGGTTCTGTTTTTGTTTTGAGTAAGCAAGAATATGAGCTTTATTCAGAGGATGACAAGTTAATTCTCAATTTGTTTTATGACGTTAGATTTTCTAAGTCAAGAAAAAATTTGATTTGTAATCCAAAATAAAGAGGGGGTTGTTATGAGAGTAGTAGTTTATGGAACCATTGACTCAAAGTCTGTTCGTAACAAAGATGGTAAAGATTATCCACAATTTTCTTTTGTTGTTCAGGGTACAGAGAAGTACCCTAGTCAAACAATAAACATAGAGGGTGAAGCTCCTCTGGCCTACGGTGAGAAGTGTTACTTGGTTTTAGACCAGTCGTTGGTTGATGGCACTAAGTTTGAGAAGAAATTTACTTCTTTCATCTCTTACCGTTTTATCGAGGTGTTTAATCCGGTAGCAGTGAATTCGTTGGATACTTTTGATGAATTTGGTGTAGGCGGTAATGGTTCTAAAAAGAAAAAGGAATTAGTGTAATGTTTGAGGGCCTAGATGGGGTAGTCACAGCTAGTGTTATAAGTTTTACAGGTGTTCCGATGTATGATTATTTTTTTATGCTTGTGGCTATTCCTGCTCTTGTAGCTGTTGGGATTTCTATTGTAATTAAATTAGTGAAATATGTATGAAAACAGAGGTGTTAACAGTTTTGATATTTTTGATGTTATGTAGTATTACTTCAGCATCTGTTTCATATAAAACATGTGCAGATAACTCAACTGACCAAGTGGAGTATTTGCAGTTAGTTATGGGGTCAGTAGGCGCTTATGTTGCTACCAACTTGGAAGAGCGTCATATTTATGCTGATGCAACTACTTTGATTTTAAAATCTCATTGTCAAGGCGGTCGGCATGCCATTTGGCATAATTCAAATTCTATCGAATCTTCTATTATTAATTATTTGGACCCTGCTTATCGTAATTTTCTGTATGGTTTATCAGGTGCTTTGAGCGCTTTTCTGTTTTTTACGATTTTGTCTAAATCTTTATAGATTTGGTTATAAAGGAGATGATTGTTTTGTTTAAGAGATTTGGAGGGTTCAAATTTTGGTTGTTGGCTTTTTCAGTTTTAGTTTTTATTTTAAGTATGTCTGGTATTTGTTTTGCTGATTCTTGGGATTTAGCTTCTGTTGCAATTTCAAGTGCTGTTAGTGGTGTTATTTTAGCAATTTTTACTATCGGTTCAGTTGTTGTAGTTGCTTTGGTTGGTTTAAAGGTTGCTCAGTGGGTTATTCTTTTGGTCTATGATCAATCTTATACTTTTCTTGAGTTGATACAGCTTGGTGTATATGGTGTAGATGTGCACAATGATTTTTCTGGCGGTTCTTCGGATACTTATTGGGATAGAGATGGTTTTGAGTCTAAAGAAGATTATGACGATTATGTGGAAAGGGAGATTGAACATTATAAGGATTATTTGGTAGAAAGTGGTCAATATGATAGGTTGAGAAAAGAATATGGTTTAGTGGTTGATGAAGGTTGTGATTGTCCTGATTATCTTGGTGACGATTATGATGCTTAAAAATCTAACTAAAGGGGAGGTGATATTGTGAAGAGAGTTAAAGGGATAGTATCAGCATTGTTTCTGTTTTTAGTAGCTTTTATGGTTAACACTTCTAAGGCTCATGCGTCCTGGGACTTGAGTACAGCAACGTTTGACACTACCAGCCTGTTTACAATGGGTACTACATTGGTGACAGCTCTGCTGGTTTTTATGGGTGTTAAGTGGGTTATGCGCCTTCTTAAAGGTTCTTAGTCCGCTTGCAACTTCGGAGGGGCCCCTAACCCCTCCGATAGTATTAATGGAGGTTGATTTGATATGAATTGTAAGTATAATTTAGTTTTGTTGATTTTGTTTTTATTTGCATCTTACTCAGATTACTCAGAAGCTAGTGGAACATTAGATTGTAATACAGTACTTATTTTAAATTGCCAAGATATTTTACAAGGTCATTTTTTTATAAATAATGTTGAATATTCCTGTAGTGATTCTTATTACAAATATTACGAAAGGGCTATTTATCCTTTAAGTAACTCAGTTAGTGTATTAATTAAAGATTCTAAAAATGTTGTACTTTATCAAAATACTTTTGTTGGTCAAAAGTATATTTATTTAACTGCTCGTGATAAGAATTGTTTAGAATCAAAATATAATTATCAGTATTACGATAGATATATTAATTTGCCTTCAAATAAAATTTCATGTCCATTTAGTACTTATATGAATAATAGTGTTTGTACTCATGGTGCTATTGATGAATCTGGAACAAGTTATGGTTATTTTAGCAATCATCCTGAAGCTACTAATATTTTTAAATATTATGTTGGTACTTTTAATATGTTGGATCCTATAGCTCTGGTTGATAATAAAACCTGTATGAGTACTTCTTGTGCTTATTCGAATTGTGTTCATATGAATAGACCGGCTTATAATTATTATGTTTATACTGTTCCTTTTAATTCATCTAATTCTAATACTTATAATTCTACTATAACTCGTGTTGCTCTACGAGAATATTGTGATATGAGTTGTTTAGATACTTATAAACGTACTTATCCGAGTCAATCGAATGTAAATTGTGCTCATACGTCGTGTATGATTCAAGTTTTATCTGAGGTTAGTTCATATGTTAAATCATTTTCATGTAATGATTTAGTTTTATATGATTTTAATACTGAACCGTCTTATGTTAATGTTGCTGGTTCTACTTCAGAGAGTACTTTTGCTTATTTAAAGTGGCAAAATTCAGGGCAGACTGCTGATAGTTGTAGTGCTTGTCAATATTTAAAGTCTCATGGAGTGTCTCTTGTTGCTGATTGTTCTGATGTTAATTATTTATGTTCTAATCCGCTTAATCATCCAGAGATTAAAAATATTTATAGTTTATCTGCCCATAAATTATATATTGCTCAATCAACGGTAAGTCCTTTTAATTTTGTTGTAAATGATACTTATAAAATTTACAGTAATTATTTTGGTGATTCTACTGTTATATCAAAACAAAGTACTCGTTATTTACGAAATACAGGTTTTAAGCAACAGTCTTTAAGGGTTTTACGTTCGGGGGTTCGTGGTCATGAATATACAGAACCGTAATATTTTTCTCGTCTTTATGCTGCCTTTTTTTGTGTTGTTTTTGTTTTATGACGTTTTTGCGTCAACTTGTGGAAGTAAAATTTATTTAGATGTTGATACTAACGGTTTGTGTCAGGGGCCTAAATCAACTGTTACTTCTCCACCCTCTGGATGGTCCTCATTAGGTACTAATTGTTCTCTTGATTCACAAGGTGATACTAGCTCGTATTCCGGTTCTAATTATTCATATGGTGCCGGTTGGGTTTCAACGCAGTGTAATTATGTTATTTATTATTGTTGCGATTCTACGGTTCCTCAGATTGAAAACTCAAAGCTTCAATCTACTACAGTTACAGGAGTAAATTATGGGGATGAGGAGACCGCTGCTTATACTCAGTATACTGCTGATATAGCTCTTTTAAAATCAGAAGTAGCTGTGTGTCCAACTGGTTATACCACTGGCGCTGTTAAGACAGGTTACGCTTACGATATTGCATATACGATTGGTTCGACTGTAGATTTAAATGTTACTTCATGGTATAGATTGGGATGTAATAAAACAGGTGATAATGTTACTACGATGTCGGATATAACTACATTAAATGGTGTTTCAGCTACAGGAGGTTTAACTAAAACAGATGTTCAGAATGCTTTTACTAACGCAGTTAATAATATACAGTCTTCAGGGGATGTTGTTAAGTCTGGTACGGTTGCTGCCGGTGTTTTAAAGGGTCTTCAGGATTATGTAGCCTCTGGTGGTACTTTGGGTGGTGGTTCGGGTTCAGGCGGTTCAGGTACAACTACTAATAATTATAATTATTATTCTTACGGTGATAACGGAACGTATACTTTAAAAGGTGATAATTTAACACGTGAAGATATTAAAGAGGGGGTTATGGATGCGCTCGGCAGGGATGACAATTATACGAGTGTTAAAGCTACTTATGACTCTAATGATTTGAATCTGTTTAATTCAGATGTTGATAATATAACTGAAACTTCTTTGAAGTCTGTTTATGATTCTAATAATTCTTCAGATTTTATAAATAGTATGAAGTCTTTATCAATCACAACTTCAAGTACAGTTTGTTCATTTGATTATACTATATGGGGTACTTCAGGTTCGGTTGATTTTTGTAGTTTTCAGTCTGTTTTGCAATCAGTCGGTAATTTAATGTTTAAATTTTGTACTATTTTGGGTTATTTAATAGTTCTTCGAGGTAAATAGTGCACATTTTAGCTGTTATAGGTGCTTTTTTTGCACGTTGGTTGGCAGTTGATGCTTTAAAGTTTTTTGCGTTTAAAACTGTTCTTTATGTAGTTATAATCTACCTGTTACCAAAAGCTTTATATAACCTCATCTCACGTATTTATTCAGAAACTTTTCAGATGATTTCCGGCTCTGTTAGTTTTTCAGATACAACTTTAAATTTTACAGGTCTTTCAGGCTGGTTTATGGATACATTAAGAGTTCCTGAGTGTTTTACTATAATTTTAACCGCTTATATTGCTCGTTTTTTGATTACATTGGTTCCTTTCGGTCCCAAATAAATTTTATTGTAACTTTAGGGGGGTTACGAGATGATTCATTTTATTACCGGCAAGCCCGGTGGTGGTAAGTCTTATTATGCAGTTTATAAGATTGTAGAAGAGTATTTTGTTTTAGATAAAGAATCTGGTGAGTATAAAAAGAAATCTCCTGTGTGTATAGTTTCAAATATAGATAATTTTAAACTTAAAGATATTGACCTCCGTACTGCTGTTTCTAAGCATGGTTTAAATGGTGTTTTTAATGAGTCTTATATTCATGCTATTCGAGATGAAGTTAATTTTGGTAAAGATGTACATGTTATTTATGTAGTTGATGAAGCACAGGTTATGTTTCCGGCAGATTTTAAGGAACGTGATATTTTAACTTTTTTTGAATATCATCGTCATTATGGTATGGATATCTGGCTTATTACTCAGAATTCAATTAAGGTAACACGTGAAATAAGAGTATTGTCTGAGTATATGATTGTTGCAATTCCAATTTCTCGCCGTCTTAATCGTAAAAAATTTCAGTACAAGTGGATGTCAGATAAGGATTTAATAAAGAAAGAAAGTTTGCCGATTGATAATAATATTTTTTCTTTGTATACCAGCTTTGTGTATAAACCTAAATCTATATCTTTCAATATATTTACTCGAGTTTTTGTTATTTTGGTTTTGCTTTTAATTTTACTTTTTGTTAGTTGGAAGGTTTTCAAAAAGTCTTTTGCGCCACCTAAGCCTAAAACTCCTCCTGTCGTTGCTCCTACGCCTGTGCCACGTGGAAAGGCTAAATTTTATGAGGAGACTCCAGAGGATTTTAAGTCAAGGTCTGCTCCTATTAATCCATCTGATTCTCGTCCTTCTGGTAAATCTCCTGGTAAGCGTAACGATTTTTCAGAAAAGTTTGGATGTGATATTTACGAGGAGTTGGTAACTGGTTCAGGTGAGGGTGTTCTTCAGAGATGTTTGATTTTTGCAGCTAACGTCAGTTGGCAGGGTGGAACTTTGGTTCTTAGTAAATATGTTAAGTTGGAAGTGCCTTATAAAAAAGAGGATAAGATTCCACGGTCTGTTTCTCAACGTCCAGAGTCTCAGGTTAATTCAAATGTTACTCCTGTTTATCCGCCTCAGGAAGTTGGAAAGCCTGAAACTGATAACAATGTTTCTAATAAGCCGATTACTCCTTGATTTCAAATATGGACTATCTGATTTTGCAGAGTTTAATGTTAGCGTTTTATCCTCGCTTTGCGGTCTTTATCGGACAGGAGTACATCGAGTTAATTTGTGGGGCTGAATACATCGCTTTGCGATCCCATCTGCGCAGGCGCAGATATAAACCCATTTTTTAAATCGTTGTTACAGTAAAAATTTTAGCTTGCTTATACGGATAATCAACGGAACAAGGTGTAGATTACCCCATATAAACCATTTACTCTTCTATGGTTATTTTGATGAAGTACTTGTTATCCGAAAGAAGTAAGCATAAGCAGTGGTTTCGCTTTTTAAAATAAAACATAAAGTTGGGTTATAATGATGGGATTTTTCGTAAAAATTCTATCATTATAACCCTTTGCTTATTAAATTCTTAGTTTTGTGATATATTGTTCTCTTTAATAAACATCGGTAACTGTTGTATTTGGTGGTTAGTTTGTGTTTATGATGCTACATATTGTTTTATTTTTATCATGTATTTTATTGTCGGAACGGATTCTTTTCTTTGTCTTTTTCCTTTTCTTTTGTCCTTTTGATAACTTGATATAATATGTATATAACTCGAATAGAGGATAAAGATGAAAGAGAGCTTTTAAATGATTTTTAGGAATCTTTAATGAAAACAGCATTTTTTTAGTTTTTATCTGTTTTTTTCAAAGATGATACAATGTTATAATATTACAGAAACATGAAGTTTAGTGAATTAGTAAGATTACTTGAGGCCGATGGGTTCAGGATTGTAAAAGAAAAAGGCTCTATAAGATATTATAATAAATCTGGTTGGCCTAAACTGGTTAGAATAGACTATCATGGTTCAAAAGAAGTTCCTAAAGGTACTTGCAATGCTATATTGAAATCAGCAGGTTTAAAGATTGGAGGGATATTATGATAGAATTAGAGTATTCTTTAATAATTGAGGCTACACAAGAACCAGACTATTTTGGTTTTTACTCTCCTGAGTTAGAAGGGTTTACAGGGATTGGTCATTCCGTTGAAGATTGTTTGTATAAAGCAAAATATGCAATGAAAGAGCATATAGATTTGCTGCGAGAAACGGGCTTACCAGTACCGCCTAAAAGTCCAAATCCTAAAATTATAATTCAGAATGAGCCTGAAATGTCTGTTGCTTAAATTTAAACGTCTTTTTTATCTTTATTATCTTTTTTGTGAATAAATTCATGGCAGTTATCGCATAATACTACTATATTTTCTATGTTGTCGTTTGGCCAGTTGTTGGAGTATCTTGTGTGGTGTGCTTCAAGGTTCATAGCTGATGAACATCTTTCACATTTATAATCTGCTTTCTTTTTAGCTTCTTTACTTAGTTGTTTCCATTCAGGTGATTCTAAGTATTCGTTGTACGTCATTTTTGGGGCTGGTTTAACTTGTAATTCTCTGTGGTCTTGCCATGGGGTTAATACTTCCTTGTTGTCTAGATATCCTTCGGTCTTGCCGTAGGGAGGTTTAATATTTTCTTTTTTGTTTTCGTTACCTTCCTCATGAGCAATTTCGTGGCACTTTTTGCATAGAACAGCAAAGTTTTTTATAGTAAAATCTTCTGATTTATCAGAGTTTTCAATATAGTGGACTTCTATTTTTTTAGGAGATAAGCATCTCTCACATCTATAATTAGCGTCTTTTAGGGCTTGTTTTGTTAGTTGTTTATATTTGGCTAAAAGTAATTTTTCATCATCAGTCAAAGATTTTCGATAATTTGAGTATTCTCTTACTATTCTTTGTAAAAGAGCAAAAGCAAATGTAATAGGAACGAATCCTAAAAGTCTAAAGAAATCTTTGTTTGTTATTAGGTTTTTAAGTAATTGCACCGGGTCAATCCAATTTTCCATATTTCATGATAACATGATATTCTATTGAAAATAAAGTTACTGTTTATCTTTTTCCTTATCCTCCTGTTCTTTTTTGTTAAGCCAGTCTTGGTATTCAGTAAAGCATTTTTTAAATTGTATCTTTAGCCATGATTTCTCGTCTTCGTTTGCATCTTTCCAAAATTTTTTTATCCAGTTAATGATATCTTCTTCTGAATTATTTTTAGTTTTTTGTATTGTCTCGTTTTTTAGTATTTCACCTTCACCAGTTAAAAGCCAATTGATATTAATTTTTAATTTATTTGTAAGGATAATAAAATGTTCTGATGTTAAATTAATAGAATTGTTTTCTATTAATGATATTAAACTTTGCCCTACAGAGAGGATTTCAGCCATATCTTTTTGTTTAAGATTTAAAATATGTCTTATTTTTTTTATTCGGTCTCCTATTGTATGAGTATTAATAATATTTTCTCTTGACATTTATTATTATCCCTGATATAATCATTTTAATGACTAAAGAACAACGTATAAAAGTTGCATTTATATTAAACAATGTTAAAGCTGTTGATATAGCACGTTCTGAGGGTGTAGATAGGAGTGCTATTTATCACGTAATAGCAGGGCGTTCAACATCCTTACGTTTACAACAAGCTATTGCCTCGGCTGCTCGTATTCCATACAATGAATTGTTTCCTTTAAAAACCGATATTTTAGCTGATAGTTTAGGGTTTTGGGAGGGTTAAGTCAATATGAGTCAATTACGTCAAAAAAATAATTTGAGTATAGGATTTTCAGGTAGGTTTGTAACTACTGATGCTTTTAATGAGTTAGTATCTCATGTATCTACTATGGAAAATCTTCTTAGGGATATTCATACTCATTTTAATTTGGGTTTAAAAAAACATGAAACTTTTAATGCTATAGATGATTTTGTAAATAAATCTTTATCTAAGTTTGAAAAAAAAGGGGGCTCTCGGTAAATGACTGTCATTGCTCGGCCTGATAGAAATAAACTTGAGGGTGGTGTTGTTTTGGAGTGTTGGGTTATCAGTATGCAAGTTAATAAAGTTCGTCGTAGAGTTCATTATTTTGGTTCATATGAAGCTGCTCTTCAGGTCGAATCGATGCTTAGAAAAAAATTACATGTTCCAAAGAAAAAATCTTTATTTATTCGAGATATGGTTTTTGAGTATTTAGATTTTGTAAAACTTCATCAAAGTGAAAAATCTTATAAAGATAAATTACGGATGCTTACAAAGGGTTATTTGACTTATTTTTATAATATGCAATTTGATTTTATTGATAATCAGATAATAGAAGGTTTTAAATTGCATTTAAAAAGGAAGTATGAGGAAATTTCTCAGAAAAAATTAAAACAAAATGGTCTTTTAGATGGCAATAGGTCAATTAATTTATATTTATTGTGCTTGTCTGCTCTTTGGAAGTGGGCTTTTAATAACAATCTTTGTACAGAACCGCCTAAGAAAATTCAGTTGTTACCTTATAGAAAAAAATTGCCTCTTACGATTTCAAAAGAACAACTTGATTTGTTTATAAGTAATATTCCGGTAGTTTTACGGTTTTTTGTTGTTTTTTTATATCAAACAGGTTTGAGGTTTCAAGAAGCTACTTCTTTAAGGTGGTCTGACATTAATTTTGAGAATATGAGTTTTCGAGTAATTGGAAAAGGTGGCCGTCAAAGAGAATTACCATTGACTATGGAGCTGCTTCATGGCTTATCTGTTTTAAAAGCTGATTTTAAACCTGAAGACCTTGTTTTTAAATCTGCTCGTACTGGTCGTAAAATTGTAGATATTCGTAAAGCTATTAATACAGCAAAAAAGTTA from Nitrospirae bacterium YQR-1 encodes:
- a CDS encoding HNH endonuclease translates to MQLLKNLITNKDFFRLLGFVPITFAFALLQRIVREYSNYRKSLTDDEKLLLAKYKQLTKQALKDANYRCERCLSPKKIEVHYIENSDKSEDFTIKNFAVLCKKCHEIAHEEGNENKKENIKPPYGKTEGYLDNKEVLTPWQDHRELQVKPAPKMTYNEYLESPEWKQLSKEAKKKADYKCERCSSAMNLEAHHTRYSNNWPNDNIENIVVLCDNCHEFIHKKDNKDKKDV
- a CDS encoding helix-turn-helix domain-containing protein, with the protein product MSRENIINTHTIGDRIKKIRHILNLKQKDMAEILSVGQSLISLIENNSINLTSEHFIILTNKLKININWLLTGEGEILKNETIQKTKNNSEEDIINWIKKFWKDANEDEKSWLKIQFKKCFTEYQDWLNKKEQEDKEKDKQ
- a CDS encoding type II toxin-antitoxin system HicB family antitoxin, whose amino-acid sequence is MIELEYSLIIEATQEPDYFGFYSPELEGFTGIGHSVEDCLYKAKYAMKEHIDLLRETGLPVPPKSPNPKIIIQNEPEMSVA
- a CDS encoding type II toxin-antitoxin system HicA family toxin — encoded protein: MKFSELVRLLEADGFRIVKEKGSIRYYNKSGWPKLVRIDYHGSKEVPKGTCNAILKSAGLKIGGIL
- the glgB gene encoding 1,4-alpha-glucan branching protein GlgB — its product is MEFNDHVNAILGSCHADPFSILGVHPIKFDNKDAVAVRAFLPGSKELYVVRKDEKKIYQCTKIRAEGFYEAIVERVSEVFPYRLKAVMDDGAEIEYDDPYSFLPVLTDFDLHLMSEGTHYKKYEKLGAHVMEIDEIKGVFFAVWAPNAARVSVIGDFNNWDGRRHQMRLRGIFGVWEIFIPALQEGDVYKFEIKGKYNNYIGIKSDPYGFYAEVRPKSASIVHNINKYKWNDDKWMEERSGRNWLEEPCSTYEVHLSSWKQVPEEGMPRWLTYREMADQLVSYVKEIGYTHIELLPVQEHPLDASWGYQPVGYFAPTSRFGTPEDFMYLIDMCHQNGIGVIMDWVPAHFPRDSHGLSYFDGTALYEHADPRRGEHKEWGTLIFNYGRNEVTNFLIANALFWLDKYHLDGLRVDAVASMLYLDYSKKHGEWLPNQYGGKENLEAIAMLKRFNEVVHTYHPGVLTIAEESTAWPMVSRPTYLGGLGFSLKWNMGWMHDILSYFQKEPIHRRYHHNNLTFALLYAFTENFVNVLSHDEVVYLKRSMLDKMPGDMWQKFANLRLLYAYMYAQPGKKLLFMGGEFGQWKEWNFETSLDWHLLEYEPHQKLLNFVKELNHMYKQERALYEVDFSHEGFEWIDFNDYSNSIVSFMRKSKNTDEVIICVFNLTPVPRLNYRIGVPYEGFYKEILNSDSERFWGGNIGNWGGFHADHVWWQNRPFSLSAQLPPLGAVFFKHIKEQPIEVKTEQPVEVKKEQVVEIENTKPAEIIKEQPIEIKKEQPIEIKKEQPIEIKKEQPIEIKKEQPIEIKKEAPVEVKKEAPVDANEAVEAKKEQPADVKKETKTKKRK
- a CDS encoding zonular occludens toxin domain-containing protein — its product is MIHFITGKPGGGKSYYAVYKIVEEYFVLDKESGEYKKKSPVCIVSNIDNFKLKDIDLRTAVSKHGLNGVFNESYIHAIRDEVNFGKDVHVIYVVDEAQVMFPADFKERDILTFFEYHRHYGMDIWLITQNSIKVTREIRVLSEYMIVAIPISRRLNRKKFQYKWMSDKDLIKKESLPIDNNIFSLYTSFVYKPKSISFNIFTRVFVILVLLLILLFVSWKVFKKSFAPPKPKTPPVVAPTPVPRGKAKFYEETPEDFKSRSAPINPSDSRPSGKSPGKRNDFSEKFGCDIYEELVTGSGEGVLQRCLIFAANVSWQGGTLVLSKYVKLEVPYKKEDKIPRSVSQRPESQVNSNVTPVYPPQEVGKPETDNNVSNKPITP